The following are from one region of the Pelagibaculum spongiae genome:
- the napG gene encoding ferredoxin-type protein NapG translates to MDNKSPKSSTRRQFLEQSARTATGVSLLGFGLAMHAKSGVADPLALRPPGALPEEDFLSACVRCGMCVRDCPYDILKLGRVFDPVTTGTPYFTARKASCEMCEDIPCVRNCPTNALDRQMEDIVDARIGLAVLIDHETCLNYRGLRCDVCYRVCPLIDEAITLDMQRNTRTGFHAKFIPIVHSEYCTGCGKCEEACVLDQAAIKVMPITLAKGQLGKHYRLGWEEKEKAGHSLVPEMLDLPDRMPGSAQ, encoded by the coding sequence ATGGATAACAAGTCACCTAAATCATCTACCCGACGTCAGTTCTTGGAACAGTCGGCTCGAACTGCAACAGGCGTAAGCTTGTTGGGATTCGGTCTGGCAATGCACGCTAAAAGTGGCGTTGCAGATCCATTGGCACTGCGACCACCGGGCGCATTGCCTGAAGAAGATTTTCTTTCAGCTTGCGTTCGCTGCGGCATGTGCGTTCGAGATTGTCCTTACGACATCTTGAAGCTGGGGCGAGTATTTGATCCGGTGACCACGGGAACACCGTATTTCACAGCTCGTAAAGCGAGCTGTGAAATGTGTGAAGACATTCCTTGTGTTCGAAACTGCCCAACCAATGCGTTGGACCGGCAGATGGAGGACATTGTGGATGCTCGAATAGGGTTGGCGGTTTTGATCGATCATGAAACTTGCCTTAACTACCGAGGTCTTCGTTGTGATGTGTGTTACCGGGTTTGTCCATTGATTGATGAGGCCATCACGCTTGATATGCAGCGAAATACAAGAACTGGCTTTCACGCTAAGTTCATACCGATCGTGCATTCCGAATATTGCACCGGTTGTGGCAAATGCGAAGAGGCCTGTGTACTAGATCAAGCTGCAATCAAAGTGATGCCAATTACGCTAGCAAAAGGCCAACTGGGTAAACACTATCGTTTGGGTTGGGAGGAGAAGGAAAAGGCAGGACATAGCCTGGTTCCTGAAATGCTAGACCTTCCAGACCGGATGCCAGGGAGTGCTCAGTAA
- the napA gene encoding nitrate reductase catalytic subunit NapA, which translates to MKITRRDFIKSQAIAATAVAAGVAVPASAANLIAGQSSDIHWDKAPCRFCGTGCSVLVGTKEGRVVATQGDPEAPVNKGLNCIKGYFLSKIMYGKDRLTKPLLRMTNGKYDKNGEFTEIEWDTAFDVMADKWKAALRQGLEKGEMPPVGMFGSGQWTVWEGYAASKLMKAGFRSNHIDPNARHCMASAVGGFMRTFGIDEPMGCYDDLEKADAFVLWGSNMAEMHPILWSRLTDRRLSSPHVRVHVLSTYEHRSFELADNGMIFNPQSDLAIGNFISNYIIQNNGVNEKFIGKHVHFRKGVTDIGYGLRPEHALQKAAKNPNSGGSKEISFKEFADFVAEYTVEKASEISGVPEHKLIELAKVYTDPKTKVMSTWTMGANQHTRGVWMNNILYNIHLLVGKISEPGSGPFSLTGQPSACGTAREVGTFSHRLPADLVVKKKAHRDFAEKIWNLPEGTIPAKVGYHAVLQSRMLKDGKLNAYWVQCNNNMQAMPNINEEGYPGYRNPKNFIVVSDPYPTVTALAADLILPTAMWVEKEGAYGNAERRTQLWYQQVPAPGEAKSDFWQVVEFSKRFKTEEVWPKDLLDANPEYKGKTLYEVLYANGKVDKFPLSDFKGRINDDADHFGFYIQKGLFEEYAEFGRGHGHDLAPFDMYHKARGLRWPVVDGKETLWRFREGYDPYVKAGEDYNFYGKKDGKAWLFALPYEPAAEAPDKEYDLWFCTGRVLEHWHTGSMTNRVPELHRAFPDAVIYMHPEDAKARGVRRGQKVTVSTRRGEVETRVETRGRNKVPRGLVFMPFFDAKQLVNKLTLDATDPLSKQTDYKKCACKVVKA; encoded by the coding sequence ATGAAAATCACACGTCGTGATTTCATAAAGTCTCAAGCGATTGCTGCAACAGCAGTAGCGGCAGGTGTAGCAGTACCTGCCAGTGCTGCAAATCTGATCGCAGGTCAGAGCAGTGATATTCATTGGGATAAGGCGCCCTGCCGTTTCTGCGGTACCGGCTGTTCGGTATTAGTAGGTACAAAAGAAGGTCGTGTCGTAGCAACTCAGGGTGATCCTGAAGCGCCGGTTAACAAAGGCTTGAACTGTATCAAGGGCTATTTCCTGTCCAAGATTATGTACGGTAAAGACCGCCTAACCAAACCATTACTTCGTATGACTAATGGTAAATACGATAAAAATGGTGAGTTCACCGAAATTGAGTGGGATACCGCTTTTGATGTAATGGCTGATAAATGGAAAGCCGCTTTACGTCAAGGTCTGGAAAAGGGTGAAATGCCTCCAGTCGGTATGTTCGGTTCTGGCCAATGGACAGTATGGGAAGGCTATGCAGCTTCCAAACTGATGAAAGCCGGTTTCCGTTCTAACCACATTGATCCAAACGCACGTCACTGTATGGCTTCGGCTGTTGGTGGCTTTATGCGTACCTTTGGTATTGATGAGCCAATGGGCTGTTATGACGATCTGGAAAAAGCCGATGCATTCGTGCTTTGGGGATCGAACATGGCAGAAATGCACCCAATCCTCTGGTCTCGCCTGACTGATCGTCGTTTGAGTTCACCGCATGTTCGAGTTCACGTGCTGTCAACTTATGAGCACCGTAGCTTTGAATTAGCCGACAACGGAATGATCTTCAACCCTCAGTCGGATCTGGCAATTGGTAACTTCATTAGTAACTACATCATTCAGAACAATGGTGTGAACGAGAAGTTTATCGGTAAGCATGTTCATTTCCGTAAGGGTGTTACCGACATCGGTTATGGTCTACGTCCAGAGCATGCGTTGCAAAAAGCAGCTAAAAATCCAAATTCAGGTGGTTCTAAGGAAATTTCTTTTAAGGAATTTGCTGATTTTGTCGCCGAATATACAGTTGAAAAAGCCAGCGAAATTTCAGGTGTGCCAGAGCACAAGCTGATCGAGCTCGCCAAGGTATATACCGATCCAAAAACCAAGGTAATGTCTACTTGGACGATGGGTGCTAACCAGCACACTCGTGGTGTTTGGATGAACAATATTCTTTATAACATTCACTTGTTGGTCGGTAAGATTTCTGAACCAGGTAGCGGTCCTTTCTCGCTGACGGGTCAGCCTTCAGCGTGTGGTACTGCACGTGAAGTTGGTACTTTCTCTCACAGACTGCCAGCTGATTTGGTTGTCAAGAAGAAAGCTCACCGCGATTTCGCAGAAAAAATCTGGAACCTGCCTGAAGGTACAATTCCGGCTAAAGTGGGCTACCACGCGGTATTGCAAAGCCGTATGTTGAAAGATGGCAAATTGAATGCTTATTGGGTTCAGTGCAACAACAATATGCAAGCCATGCCAAACATTAACGAAGAAGGTTACCCGGGTTATCGCAACCCTAAGAACTTTATCGTCGTATCTGACCCCTATCCAACGGTTACTGCATTAGCTGCTGATTTGATCCTGCCAACTGCAATGTGGGTTGAGAAAGAGGGTGCTTATGGTAACGCAGAACGTCGTACCCAGCTTTGGTATCAGCAAGTGCCTGCGCCAGGTGAAGCTAAATCTGACTTCTGGCAGGTCGTTGAATTCTCCAAGCGCTTCAAGACTGAAGAAGTTTGGCCAAAAGATTTGTTAGATGCGAACCCTGAATACAAAGGTAAAACTTTGTACGAAGTGCTTTATGCCAACGGTAAGGTCGACAAATTCCCACTGAGTGATTTCAAAGGTCGCATTAATGATGATGCAGACCATTTTGGATTCTACATCCAAAAAGGCTTATTCGAAGAATATGCTGAATTTGGTCGGGGCCATGGTCACGATTTGGCACCATTTGACATGTACCACAAAGCACGCGGTTTACGTTGGCCGGTAGTGGATGGCAAAGAAACCTTATGGCGCTTCCGTGAAGGTTATGACCCATATGTAAAAGCGGGTGAGGACTACAACTTCTACGGCAAGAAAGATGGTAAAGCATGGTTGTTTGCACTGCCTTATGAGCCAGCCGCTGAAGCACCAGATAAAGAATACGATCTGTGGTTCTGTACCGGTCGCGTTTTGGAGCATTGGCATACAGGTTCCATGACCAACCGGGTACCTGAGCTGCACCGTGCATTCCCTGATGCAGTTATTTATATGCACCCAGAAGATGCCAAAGCACGTGGCGTACGTCGCGGGCAGAAAGTAACGGTGTCTACTCGCCGTGGCGAAGTAGAAACTCGGGTGGAAACGCGTGGTCGTAACAAGGTGCCAAGAGGACTGGTATTTATGCCGTTCTTTGATGCCAAGCAGTTAGTTAATAAGCTAACTCTGGATGCGACTGATCCGCTGTCCAAGCAAACGGATTACAAGAAGTGTGCCTGTAAGGTAGTGAAGGCTTGA
- a CDS encoding chaperone NapD, translating into MSEPEYRVAGLVVRCKPENSESVRQQLEAMPGIEVHGVNIDGGMAVTAEEQPGEHLVDAVERVNLVPGVVDMSLTYSHTE; encoded by the coding sequence ATGAGTGAGCCAGAATACCGGGTTGCCGGGCTGGTAGTTCGCTGCAAACCCGAAAATTCAGAATCTGTTCGCCAACAATTAGAAGCAATGCCGGGTATCGAAGTTCATGGCGTTAATATTGACGGCGGCATGGCAGTTACTGCAGAAGAGCAACCGGGCGAACACCTGGTCGATGCCGTGGAACGAGTAAACCTTGTTCCCGGAGTGGTAGATATGTCACTGACATATAGCCATACAGAATGA
- the napF gene encoding ferredoxin-type protein NapF, producing the protein MTGRFREATIRPPWATDKFTDQCTRCGDCLKACPEKILIPGSGGFPEVNFSSGECTFCEACVDVCQEAALVKQPEQKPWLHYAKIGEDCLPRRGVICRSCSECCESAAIQFSWAESGVALPQLDPSLCNGCGACVSACPVNVITISSQGVEHE; encoded by the coding sequence ATGACCGGACGCTTCAGAGAGGCGACGATCCGTCCTCCCTGGGCCACCGACAAATTTACAGATCAGTGCACTCGCTGCGGAGACTGCCTTAAAGCGTGTCCGGAGAAGATTTTAATTCCCGGCTCTGGCGGCTTTCCCGAAGTGAACTTTAGTTCTGGTGAATGCACTTTTTGTGAGGCTTGTGTTGACGTATGTCAGGAAGCGGCGTTAGTTAAGCAGCCAGAGCAAAAACCGTGGCTACACTATGCAAAGATCGGAGAAGATTGTTTGCCCCGTCGAGGTGTAATTTGCCGCAGTTGTTCCGAATGCTGTGAATCAGCTGCTATTCAATTTAGCTGGGCCGAATCGGGCGTGGCGCTTCCACAATTAGATCCTTCACTTTGCAATGGTTGTGGCGCATGCGTATCTGCCTGCCCAGTCAATGTAATTACAATAAGTTCCCAGGGAGTTGAGCATGAGTGA
- a CDS encoding histidine kinase, translating to MLISLTMAKLSEHDAQAINQSGRLRMQAWNIASEVRSAPQIILNKQYISRYDETLADPALDQHLNDSPEGIAFQEISRRWNVEMKPALVAGTYDKYLSQADDFVQKIDQFVFQLQQRNEQKLDLLELAQAICLALTFLVLISITFLVKRNLLSPISQFMAAARSLSQGKIKQLDDFGDNELGGLAKAFNRMADRVTRSQNELERKVEEQTDSLRTANRALNFLFSASRWLNEQGPGKKVLEGLIEELRDIGKMPHLRLCLSTEKEPHNYDVISTDLKCNQRCNSCNAGGVEIPICEKGRKYGYVRALTDDELSQWQLQLLKSFADMLAATLKLNEQSIQKRQLGVMEERAVIARELHDSLAQSLSYLKIQVTRLKRQKDDPEICEAITGELQQGLNSAYRQLRELLTTFRLTVEETSLEKALEGSVYDLRKQTDIAIEIDYTLRFCPLSANETIHVLQIVREAVSNAVKHSRAKIIRVDCTRQQEKVKIEILDDGIGIPENCQKENHYGMTIMRERSDSLKASFKIGSQPNGGTRVSVAFVPEYIREDNG from the coding sequence ATGTTAATTTCATTAACTATGGCCAAGCTTAGTGAGCATGATGCCCAGGCAATCAACCAGTCTGGTCGACTGCGTATGCAAGCATGGAATATTGCTAGTGAAGTGCGTTCAGCTCCTCAAATAATACTAAACAAGCAATATATTAGTCGCTACGATGAAACCTTGGCAGACCCCGCCTTGGACCAACATTTAAACGATTCACCAGAAGGCATCGCTTTTCAGGAGATCAGTCGACGCTGGAATGTGGAAATGAAGCCAGCATTGGTTGCTGGAACTTACGACAAGTACCTGTCGCAAGCCGATGACTTTGTACAAAAAATAGATCAGTTTGTTTTTCAGCTCCAACAACGAAACGAACAAAAACTCGACTTGCTGGAATTAGCACAAGCCATCTGTCTCGCGCTAACCTTTTTGGTACTTATATCAATTACCTTCTTGGTCAAGCGCAACCTGCTTAGCCCTATTTCGCAGTTTATGGCTGCGGCGCGCTCGCTTAGCCAAGGCAAAATCAAACAGCTCGATGATTTCGGTGATAATGAGCTGGGCGGTTTAGCTAAAGCATTTAATCGAATGGCGGATCGCGTCACGCGCTCGCAAAACGAACTAGAGCGCAAAGTAGAAGAACAGACCGACAGCCTACGCACTGCCAATCGAGCATTGAATTTTTTATTTTCTGCTTCACGTTGGTTAAATGAGCAAGGGCCGGGCAAAAAGGTTCTCGAAGGATTAATTGAAGAACTGCGTGATATCGGAAAAATGCCGCACCTTCGCTTATGCCTGAGCACCGAGAAAGAACCCCACAATTACGATGTCATTTCTACCGATCTAAAATGCAATCAGCGCTGCAATAGCTGTAACGCCGGCGGTGTTGAAATCCCAATATGTGAGAAAGGCCGTAAATATGGTTATGTTCGCGCATTAACAGATGATGAATTAAGTCAGTGGCAACTCCAGTTATTAAAGAGCTTTGCTGATATGCTGGCCGCAACGTTAAAACTGAATGAACAGTCGATTCAAAAGCGTCAACTTGGTGTGATGGAAGAGCGCGCTGTGATTGCAAGAGAATTGCATGATTCATTGGCACAATCTCTATCATATCTGAAAATCCAAGTAACGCGCCTAAAGCGACAAAAAGATGATCCGGAAATTTGTGAAGCGATTACCGGTGAATTACAGCAAGGGTTAAATAGTGCTTATCGTCAGTTGCGCGAACTGCTCACCACCTTCAGATTAACGGTGGAAGAAACCAGTTTGGAAAAAGCGCTGGAAGGCTCTGTCTATGACCTGCGCAAGCAGACAGATATTGCAATCGAGATAGACTACACATTGAGATTCTGCCCACTGAGCGCCAATGAAACCATTCATGTGCTACAGATCGTCAGAGAAGCAGTATCTAATGCAGTTAAGCATTCCCGAGCGAAAATTATTCGAGTGGACTGCACTCGACAGCAAGAAAAAGTAAAAATTGAAATCCTGGACGACGGCATTGGCATTCCAGAAAATTGCCAAAAAGAAAACCACTATGGCATGACCATAATGCGAGAACGCTCCGATAGCCTGAAAGCCAGCTTCAAAATCGGTTCCCAGCCCAATGGGGGAACTAGAGTTTCAGTGGCCTTTGTGCCCGAGTACATCAGAGAAGATAATGGATAA
- the narL gene encoding two-component system response regulator NarL → MDKCTILLVDDHPLLRQGVNQLIQMEPGLEVIGQSGKGEEAIELALQHEPDLVLLDLNMKGMTGLDTLKEMRRRGIASRIVILTVSDNQADVVSCLKAGADGYLLKDMEPEELLANLVEAASGKMVISDELGQILAQALRDRQSGHKMPSIHQLTQRERDILRLIAKGLSNKRIALKLDITEGTVKVHVKSILKKLQVRSRVEAAVWCVESNFS, encoded by the coding sequence ATGGATAAGTGCACCATATTACTGGTTGATGACCATCCGCTGTTACGGCAAGGCGTAAATCAGTTAATTCAGATGGAACCCGGCCTTGAAGTCATTGGCCAATCAGGCAAAGGCGAAGAAGCCATTGAGCTGGCGCTGCAACATGAGCCAGATCTAGTTTTACTAGACCTGAACATGAAGGGCATGACCGGCTTAGATACGCTAAAAGAAATGCGTCGCCGAGGCATCGCCTCTCGAATTGTCATTCTAACTGTTTCTGACAACCAGGCTGACGTGGTTTCTTGCTTAAAAGCCGGTGCTGATGGTTATCTATTGAAAGATATGGAACCAGAAGAACTGCTGGCTAATTTGGTCGAAGCCGCATCTGGAAAAATGGTGATCAGCGATGAGTTAGGTCAAATCCTGGCTCAAGCATTACGTGATCGTCAGTCCGGCCATAAAATGCCATCGATTCATCAACTCACCCAGCGTGAACGTGACATTTTACGTTTAATTGCCAAAGGCTTAAGTAATAAGCGAATCGCTTTAAAGCTGGACATTACCGAAGGCACAGTAAAAGTACACGTAAAGAGTATTTTGAAAAAGCTGCAAGTACGATCTCGCGTAGAAGCTGCGGTATGGTGTGTTGAGAGTAATTTCAGCTAA
- a CDS encoding Crp/Fnr family transcriptional regulator produces MRPMPVHIALLRQHHLFKEFSEQDFSRLLDKSEIISIEKGETLFSQSQPADKFFFLIDGAIKLFRLTPDGSEKVLELVRSGQSFAEAVMFLKQPNFPVTAQAIEPAQLFVFDSQRYIELIEENSRLSLALLGQISIRLRKRIQEIETLSLNNATHRVVRFLIGQMEELDSMRVDLGMPKKMVASRLSIQPETFSRVIRKMEQAGIMEVNGRELNILDRTALLNFD; encoded by the coding sequence ATGCGTCCAATGCCGGTCCATATTGCCCTACTTCGGCAACATCATTTATTTAAAGAATTTTCAGAACAAGATTTCAGCCGACTACTCGATAAGTCAGAAATTATCTCGATTGAAAAAGGCGAAACACTGTTTAGCCAATCTCAACCCGCCGATAAATTCTTCTTTTTGATTGATGGTGCGATCAAACTTTTCCGACTGACACCCGATGGCAGCGAAAAGGTTCTAGAGTTAGTCCGCTCAGGGCAAAGCTTTGCTGAAGCAGTAATGTTCCTCAAGCAGCCGAACTTTCCAGTCACCGCACAAGCAATCGAACCTGCACAATTATTTGTATTTGATAGCCAGCGCTATATCGAATTAATCGAAGAAAACAGTCGATTGTCTTTAGCATTATTAGGGCAAATCAGTATCCGGTTACGCAAACGGATTCAAGAAATCGAAACCTTGTCATTAAATAACGCAACCCATCGAGTGGTTCGTTTTTTAATCGGTCAGATGGAAGAGTTAGATAGCATGCGAGTCGATTTAGGTATGCCAAAGAAAATGGTGGCATCCCGATTATCAATTCAACCTGAAACCTTCTCTCGAGTGATTCGGAAAATGGAGCAAGCGGGCATTATGGAAGTGAATGGGCGTGAGCTAAATATTCTTGACCGGACGGCGTTATTAAATTTCGATTAG
- a CDS encoding DUF2249 domain-containing protein encodes MKLDVSQLEPPEPMKKISQALLTFSKQLEQGEVLEVLHRREPLPLYPKLIEMGLQYTVEPVFPPGFKIRISKA; translated from the coding sequence ATGAAATTGGATGTGAGTCAATTGGAGCCGCCTGAGCCAATGAAAAAAATTAGTCAGGCGCTGCTCACTTTTTCAAAGCAATTAGAGCAAGGTGAAGTGTTAGAGGTGTTGCACCGAAGAGAACCTTTGCCGTTGTATCCAAAATTAATTGAGATGGGCTTGCAATATACGGTTGAGCCGGTTTTTCCTCCAGGTTTCAAAATTAGGATTAGTAAAGCTTGA
- a CDS encoding hemerythrin domain-containing protein, which translates to MSISELMSADHRRCDQLQASFEAAVEKNEIDKIVTIFDDFYAAVDRHFRMEEEVLFPEFESVTGMTRGPTQVMKMEHQQIRQQLESLKLSLQQNDYEKALGVSENLLILTQQHNMKEEQMLYPMTDRSLPNTAATIEKMQAILVVL; encoded by the coding sequence ATGTCGATTTCTGAATTAATGAGTGCCGACCACAGACGCTGCGACCAGCTACAGGCCAGCTTTGAAGCGGCTGTAGAGAAAAATGAAATTGATAAAATAGTCACTATCTTTGATGATTTTTATGCAGCAGTTGACCGGCATTTTCGTATGGAAGAAGAAGTACTTTTCCCTGAATTTGAGTCAGTAACCGGCATGACTCGAGGGCCGACACAGGTCATGAAAATGGAACATCAGCAAATTCGCCAACAATTAGAAAGTCTTAAGCTGTCGTTGCAGCAAAACGATTATGAAAAAGCGCTGGGTGTTTCAGAAAATTTGTTGATTTTGACTCAGCAGCACAATATGAAAGAAGAGCAAATGCTTTACCCGATGACCGACCGTAGTTTACCCAATACAGCGGCGACGATTGAAAAGATGCAAGCAATACTCGTTGTACTTTAA
- a CDS encoding ExeM/NucH family extracellular endonuclease: MKKLVTALMLPLASMSVQADVLFTEYVEGSSNNKAIEITNTTDAAINLGDGEYIIELYVNGKTTIQTTQILEGTLEPGASLVFHNGAATDAFKPAGSSVSGVASFNGDDVLLLKKKDVVIDSFGELGEDPGSAWTGGGISAQNATLRRKDTTADANPDDAFNPSISWEAFAIDTSDGLGCSGLVACGDGGDGGDPVTPDPVIPDPVDIGACGDTATLISAVQGTGTASAIVGQETIVEGVVTAAFQEENQLNGFYVQEESTDATGYPASSDAIFIYDTKNKVAVGDKVRLSGVVAEYKGLTQIKELTAFEKCGVGETIEPIALSLPFEDSINMESLESMKISVAAPLVITEVYNMARYGQLTLASVRQWQPTQKFLPTSAEAQELKALNARSTIVLDDASSRQNPLSFSYLPNPTAENSLRVGDSASNISGVISEYTDKGETVYMIEPSTVDLTRVNERTAEVTAPADGNLRIASLNVLNYFNGDGNGGGFPTSRGAKTHEDFVRQQAKIVAAINGLNADVVGLMEIENDGFSADSAIQSLVDALNTTEGQDDLWAFAKPDASEIGGDAIAVGLIFNTDRAKLVGTPTILTDYPFDAATSKHRQPLIASLQGLGADDESFMVSINHFKSKGSSCDSITLPNGLNDVEDPNGQANCNGMRIEAAKTLGLAMKAHADKSVILLGDFNAYAMEDPIQKLAENGFNNLMGTDSYSYVFKGQAGELDHLLANEQMELRVVDEGIWHINTDESSLIDYNYNFKAIEKVADWYRPDAYRSSDHDPAWFDIKASTQDPVDPVDPVDPVDPVDPVDPVDEDEDENGGGAFNFLWLGALLMFRRKRSV, encoded by the coding sequence ATGAAGAAGTTAGTAACTGCACTAATGCTGCCATTGGCTAGCATGTCAGTCCAAGCAGACGTACTGTTTACCGAATATGTAGAAGGTAGCAGCAACAATAAAGCGATCGAAATTACCAACACCACCGATGCAGCGATCAATTTAGGTGATGGCGAATACATAATTGAATTATATGTAAATGGTAAAACAACAATCCAAACCACTCAAATACTAGAAGGTACACTTGAACCAGGTGCTAGCTTAGTATTTCACAATGGCGCTGCAACAGATGCTTTCAAGCCTGCCGGAAGTTCAGTTTCTGGTGTTGCTAGCTTTAACGGAGACGATGTTTTACTGCTTAAGAAAAAAGATGTCGTTATTGATTCATTCGGCGAACTAGGTGAAGACCCTGGAAGCGCTTGGACTGGTGGTGGAATTTCTGCTCAAAATGCTACCTTACGCCGCAAAGATACGACAGCAGACGCCAACCCAGATGATGCTTTTAACCCTTCCATTTCTTGGGAAGCATTTGCTATTGACACATCTGATGGCTTGGGTTGCTCAGGCCTAGTCGCATGTGGCGATGGTGGCGATGGTGGCGATCCTGTTACTCCAGATCCTGTTATTCCAGACCCAGTAGATATCGGTGCCTGTGGTGATACTGCAACTCTAATCAGTGCCGTTCAAGGCACTGGCACAGCTTCAGCGATTGTTGGCCAAGAAACGATCGTTGAAGGTGTGGTGACAGCTGCATTCCAAGAAGAGAATCAGCTGAACGGCTTCTATGTTCAAGAAGAAAGCACAGATGCTACTGGCTACCCAGCAAGCTCTGATGCAATCTTTATTTATGATACGAAAAACAAAGTAGCTGTCGGTGACAAAGTTCGCTTGTCTGGTGTTGTTGCTGAATATAAAGGCCTCACCCAGATAAAAGAACTGACCGCTTTCGAAAAGTGTGGTGTAGGCGAGACTATCGAACCTATCGCGCTTAGCTTGCCTTTTGAAGACTCTATAAATATGGAATCTTTAGAAAGCATGAAGATCTCTGTTGCAGCGCCTCTGGTTATAACTGAGGTGTACAACATGGCTAGATATGGCCAGCTTACTTTAGCTAGTGTGCGTCAGTGGCAGCCAACACAGAAATTCCTGCCAACATCTGCAGAAGCACAAGAGCTAAAAGCACTGAATGCTCGTAGCACTATTGTTTTAGATGATGCATCTTCTCGTCAAAACCCTCTGTCATTTAGCTACTTGCCGAACCCGACCGCTGAAAACTCACTTCGCGTTGGCGATAGCGCAAGCAACATTTCCGGTGTGATTAGTGAGTACACCGATAAGGGCGAAACGGTTTACATGATTGAGCCATCCACCGTGGATTTAACACGAGTGAATGAGCGTACTGCAGAAGTTACCGCTCCAGCGGATGGCAATTTGCGTATCGCAAGCTTGAACGTTTTAAACTATTTTAATGGCGATGGAAATGGCGGCGGATTCCCTACATCCCGTGGCGCGAAGACTCATGAAGATTTCGTTAGACAACAAGCTAAAATTGTAGCAGCCATTAATGGTCTTAATGCTGATGTAGTTGGCTTGATGGAAATTGAAAATGATGGCTTTAGTGCAGATTCTGCCATCCAGTCATTAGTAGATGCCTTAAATACCACTGAAGGTCAGGACGATTTATGGGCATTCGCTAAGCCTGATGCTAGCGAAATTGGCGGTGATGCTATTGCCGTTGGCCTGATTTTCAATACAGATCGGGCGAAACTAGTTGGCACGCCGACTATCTTGACTGACTACCCATTTGACGCAGCAACTAGCAAGCACCGTCAGCCGCTGATTGCCTCTCTCCAGGGCTTGGGTGCTGACGACGAATCATTTATGGTTTCCATCAACCATTTCAAATCAAAAGGAAGTTCTTGCGATAGCATTACTCTGCCTAATGGTTTAAATGATGTTGAAGATCCGAATGGTCAGGCTAACTGCAATGGAATGCGTATTGAAGCAGCCAAAACTCTTGGCTTAGCAATGAAGGCGCATGCTGATAAATCAGTAATTTTGCTTGGCGATTTCAACGCATATGCGATGGAAGACCCAATTCAAAAACTGGCTGAAAACGGCTTTAACAACCTGATGGGTACTGATAGCTATAGCTATGTGTTTAAAGGTCAAGCCGGTGAGTTGGATCATTTGCTAGCAAACGAGCAGATGGAACTTCGCGTAGTTGATGAAGGCATTTGGCACATCAACACCGATGAAAGCTCATTAATTGATTACAACTACAACTTCAAGGCAATTGAAAAAGTAGCTGACTGGTATCGCCCAGATGCTTATCGTTCATCTGATCATGATCCAGCGTGGTTTGATATCAAAGCATCTACTCAAGACCCAGTTGATCCAGTTGATCCAGTTGATCCAGTCGATCCAGTCGATCCAGTCGATCCGGTTGACGAAGATGAAGATGAAAACGGCGGTGGTGCATTTAACTTCTTATGGTTAGGCGCATTATTAATGTTCCGTAGAAAGCGTTCTGTTTAA